The following coding sequences lie in one beta proteobacterium CB genomic window:
- a CDS encoding Acetyl-CoA carboxylase, biotin carboxyl carrier protein, with product MDLRKLKTLIDLVSESGISELEVNEGEDRVRIVNAGSPAPAGQVVYANPAPVQAMQAAPAAAPVAAPAAEEAPAETGFVARSPMVGTFYRAPNPESPDFVKVGDTVKVGQTLCIIEAMKLLNEIESEQAGVIKQILCENGQGVEFDQPLFIIA from the coding sequence ATGGACTTGAGAAAACTAAAAACCCTAATCGACCTTGTTTCTGAATCAGGAATTTCTGAGTTAGAAGTGAATGAAGGTGAAGATCGCGTTCGCATTGTGAATGCTGGATCTCCAGCTCCTGCCGGTCAAGTGGTTTACGCTAATCCAGCGCCTGTTCAGGCAATGCAAGCTGCTCCAGCAGCTGCGCCAGTAGCTGCACCAGCAGCTGAAGAGGCTCCTGCTGAAACTGGTTTTGTAGCTCGCTCGCCAATGGTGGGTACTTTCTATCGCGCACCAAACCCTGAATCTCCAGATTTCGTCAAAGTAGGCGATACAGTGAAAGTGGGTCAAACACTGTGCATTATTGAAGCGATGAAGCTCCTGAATGAGATCGAATCTGAGCAAGCTGGCGTCATTAAGCAAATTCTGTGTGAAAACGGCCAAGGCGTTGAGTTTGATCAGCCGCTGTTCATCATCGCTTAA
- a CDS encoding 3-dehydroquinate dehydratase, type II yields MSKNTSILVIQGPNLNLLGTREPEVYGKTTLEDIHTKLGAIAKSHSVDLSTFQSNHEGELIDRVQKAKQDGVDFIIINPGAFTHTSVALRDALAGVAIPFTEIHLSNIHQREEFRKHSYLSDIATGVICGLGAIGYELALQAAIARLQK; encoded by the coding sequence ATGTCGAAAAATACTTCAATTCTCGTTATTCAAGGCCCCAACCTCAATCTGCTAGGCACCCGTGAGCCAGAGGTTTACGGCAAAACCACCCTAGAAGATATTCATACAAAGCTTGGCGCAATCGCCAAGTCTCACTCAGTCGATTTATCTACCTTCCAAAGCAATCATGAAGGCGAGCTAATTGACCGAGTGCAAAAAGCTAAACAAGATGGGGTGGATTTCATCATCATCAATCCGGGCGCCTTCACCCATACCAGCGTTGCTCTGCGCGATGCATTGGCTGGGGTTGCCATACCGTTTACTGAAATACACCTGTCAAACATTCACCAACGTGAAGAGTTCCGCAAGCACTCCTATCTGTCTGATATCGCTACTGGCGTTATTTGCGGTTTGGGTGCCATCGGCTACGAATTGGCCTTGCAAGCTGCAATTGCACGTTTGCAAAAATAA
- a CDS encoding Alkyl hydroperoxide reductase/ Thiol specific antioxidant/ Mal allergen: MNRRQWIGIIGISLAALVAGVLTSQWIYKTGLASDPAIKAFFANPWQTPDGKPVDTAQWRGKVLVVNFWASWCPPCVEEMPTLDKLQAEFKSQNVLFVGIGIDSPSNIREFLEKTPVSYPIVIGGLEGSNLSKQMGNSQGALPYTIIINAQGKSTSSKLGKISEEELRKAIKSAL, from the coding sequence ATGAACCGCAGACAGTGGATTGGCATCATCGGAATTAGTCTCGCAGCACTTGTTGCCGGAGTGCTGACTTCGCAATGGATTTACAAAACAGGCTTGGCAAGTGATCCCGCTATCAAAGCCTTTTTTGCGAATCCATGGCAAACACCTGATGGCAAACCAGTTGACACAGCACAATGGCGTGGAAAAGTCTTAGTTGTGAACTTTTGGGCATCTTGGTGTCCTCCTTGCGTCGAAGAAATGCCAACTTTGGATAAGCTACAAGCAGAGTTCAAGAGTCAAAATGTGCTATTTGTCGGCATCGGTATCGATTCACCCTCTAATATTCGTGAATTCCTTGAAAAAACCCCAGTCTCCTACCCTATTGTGATTGGCGGCCTTGAAGGCAGCAATCTTTCCAAGCAAATGGGCAACTCGCAGGGCGCTCTACCCTACACCATCATCATTAATGCTCAAGGTAAGTCTACTAGCAGTAAATTAGGAAAAATAAGCGAAGAAGAGCTCAGAAAAGCCATTAAATCAGCTTTATAA
- a CDS encoding UDP-N-acetylmuramate: protein MHIHILGICGTFMGGIAAIARQAGHRVTGCDANVYPPMSTQLEAQGIELIEGFSPDQLLQFETMPDLFVIGNVVSRGNPLMEAILNQGLPYTSGPQWLGEQVLFGRHVLAVAGTHGKTTTSAMLAWILEFNDYKPGYLIGGVPLNFTVSARLGESKYFVIEADEYDTAFFDKRSKFVHYRPRTALLNNLEFDHADIFADLAAIETQFHHLVRTVPGNGLVVVNGEEPALERVIARGAWAPVEKFGQDKNNAWSLISQAADGFIVLHDGKEVATVAWAPDSGVMGRHNQLNALAAIASANHIGISPTDAARALAEFKNVKRRLETIGVANGVTVYDDFAHHPTAIITTVDGLRRRVGQSRILAVLEPRSNTMKLGVMKAQLPNSLEAADQIFAYGASTGKDSLGWDLNEVLAPLNAKEQDRALAFDDLSALVTAVSKEAKPGDHILVMSNGGFGGVHQKILTAIQEKAK from the coding sequence ATGCATATTCATATCTTGGGCATTTGCGGTACTTTCATGGGCGGCATTGCCGCAATCGCTCGGCAGGCCGGACATCGTGTTACTGGCTGTGACGCCAACGTGTATCCACCAATGAGTACTCAGCTTGAGGCGCAGGGTATTGAGCTCATCGAGGGATTCTCGCCCGACCAATTATTACAGTTTGAGACGATGCCGGATTTATTTGTAATCGGTAACGTTGTTTCTCGTGGCAATCCGCTGATGGAGGCCATTCTCAATCAAGGGCTTCCCTACACTTCTGGGCCTCAGTGGCTGGGTGAGCAGGTGCTATTTGGTAGGCACGTATTGGCAGTTGCTGGTACACACGGCAAAACAACGACTTCTGCCATGTTGGCCTGGATTTTAGAATTCAACGATTACAAGCCCGGCTATTTAATTGGCGGAGTGCCATTGAATTTCACGGTATCGGCCCGCTTGGGCGAAAGTAAATACTTTGTGATTGAAGCTGATGAATACGACACGGCGTTTTTTGATAAGCGCAGTAAGTTTGTCCACTATCGTCCGCGCACTGCTTTATTAAATAATCTGGAGTTCGACCACGCCGATATTTTTGCTGATCTTGCTGCAATCGAAACGCAGTTTCATCATTTGGTCCGAACGGTACCGGGCAATGGTCTCGTTGTAGTCAATGGTGAAGAGCCTGCTCTAGAGAGGGTAATTGCTCGAGGTGCTTGGGCACCTGTTGAAAAGTTTGGCCAAGATAAAAATAATGCCTGGTCTTTAATTTCTCAAGCGGCGGATGGCTTTATTGTTTTGCATGATGGCAAAGAAGTTGCAACAGTCGCTTGGGCCCCAGACTCAGGTGTCATGGGTCGACATAATCAGCTCAATGCATTAGCGGCGATTGCCTCAGCTAATCACATTGGTATTTCGCCGACCGATGCAGCGCGTGCACTTGCTGAGTTCAAGAATGTGAAACGTCGTTTAGAAACAATTGGCGTCGCAAATGGGGTGACGGTCTACGATGATTTTGCGCATCACCCTACAGCAATTATTACGACGGTAGATGGTTTACGTCGCCGTGTAGGACAATCTCGCATTTTGGCAGTCTTGGAGCCCCGTTCTAATACGATGAAACTCGGCGTCATGAAAGCGCAACTACCGAATAGCTTGGAGGCAGCCGATCAAATTTTTGCTTATGGTGCCAGCACTGGTAAAGATTCTTTGGGCTGGGATTTAAACGAGGTATTAGCCCCATTAAATGCCAAAGAACAAGATCGTGCCTTAGCGTTTGATGATTTAAGTGCTTTGGTAACTGCGGTGTCGAAAGAGGCTAAGCCTGGTGATCACATTCTGGTGATGAGTAATGGTGGTTTTGGTGGCGTGCATCAAAAAATATTGACTGCAATACAAGAGAAAGCAAAGTAA
- a CDS encoding short-chain dehydrogenase/reductase SDR produces MSMRLKDKVAIITGAAKGIGFATAKRFAQEGAKVMIADVNPEAVKAAVDLIPGSEAYVMNVTDRASVEAAVDQIMQRHGRIDILINNAGITQDARLVKMTEAQFDAVIDVNLKGVFNCTQLVVPHMLEAGKGAVVNASSVVGIYGNFGQTNYSATKFGVIGFTKTWARELGAKGIRVNAVCPGFIATEMVKAMPENILKDIERRSWLGRLGTPEEMANVYLFLASDEAGYVNGVALEASGGISL; encoded by the coding sequence ATGAGTATGAGACTGAAAGATAAAGTAGCCATCATTACTGGGGCAGCAAAAGGTATTGGCTTTGCAACGGCAAAGCGCTTTGCGCAAGAGGGCGCGAAGGTCATGATTGCGGATGTGAATCCCGAGGCGGTTAAGGCTGCGGTTGATCTCATTCCAGGTTCAGAAGCCTATGTGATGAATGTGACTGATCGTGCGAGCGTTGAAGCGGCTGTTGATCAAATCATGCAGCGTCACGGGCGTATTGATATCTTGATTAACAATGCTGGCATCACCCAAGATGCACGCTTAGTCAAAATGACCGAAGCGCAATTTGATGCGGTGATTGATGTCAATTTGAAGGGTGTTTTTAACTGCACGCAGTTGGTAGTGCCGCACATGTTAGAGGCCGGTAAAGGTGCTGTTGTCAACGCTTCGAGCGTTGTTGGAATTTACGGAAATTTTGGCCAGACAAATTATTCCGCCACGAAATTTGGTGTGATTGGTTTCACTAAAACCTGGGCGCGAGAATTGGGTGCAAAAGGCATTCGGGTAAATGCCGTTTGCCCAGGCTTTATTGCTACTGAGATGGTTAAAGCCATGCCAGAAAACATTCTGAAAGATATTGAAAGGCGCAGCTGGTTAGGTCGCTTGGGTACTCCTGAAGAAATGGCGAACGTCTATTTATTCTTGGCAAGCGACGAAGCAGGCTATGTGAATGGCGTTGCACTTGAGGCCAGCGGCGGGATCTCACTCTAA
- a CDS encoding Ribonuclease II, translating to MHLLYEEGGDIKVATVQSASGAGDAESWQATSLSGKKIKLKAKEVWLRFEKPEPQALMDEASALSKEIDLQFLWDCAPDEEFGLVDVAQEYFGAQASIPQQTALAIALQGAPVFFRRKGRGRFQRAPLEQLQAGLAALERKQKELEQQAAWQKELVAGVFPETLKSQANQLLFSPDKNTSAYKALIAACTESGESPAQLMIRCGAIDSPLQYHQGMFLKAHFPRGAAHDPSSVVEQVALDAAIAELPLAEVSAFSIDDSGTTEIDDALSVTALEEGGHRIGIHIAAPGLVIAKDDALDRVARTRMSTVYFPGDKITMLPDSVIQQFSLDEGAPRPALSIYVDIDSAGVVDRDSLQLRAEMVPMGANLRLENLEHLVTEESLADESADYAYRQELSILWGAAKLLHAGRQEQRVANGLRAEQLGLLDPNALARDFHFQIQEVNGAQRVAITPRQRGSILDTIVAEWMIYCNSASGRLLADHGIPGLFRTQKGWGPLRTRMQTTPGPHEGLGLEYYAWCTSPLRRYSDLVNQWQLIAIAKHGITAKMVAPFPPRDAALMGIAADFEACYSAYGEYQDRLEKYWCLRWVAQDEVPKQVFVRHLKEGMSRVEPIPLHLPVPELATHPRMTRAEVSIADVDLLQLTAGVRLLYIETPEVPESDASPT from the coding sequence ATGCATCTTTTATATGAAGAGGGTGGCGACATCAAGGTCGCCACAGTCCAGTCCGCCTCCGGCGCAGGAGATGCTGAGTCATGGCAAGCAACCAGCCTTTCTGGCAAAAAAATTAAGTTAAAGGCGAAAGAAGTTTGGCTTCGTTTTGAAAAGCCAGAGCCACAAGCTTTAATGGATGAAGCTAGTGCTCTATCTAAAGAGATTGATCTGCAATTTTTATGGGACTGTGCACCAGATGAAGAATTTGGTTTGGTGGATGTTGCTCAAGAATACTTTGGTGCGCAAGCCAGCATTCCACAGCAGACTGCATTAGCCATTGCTCTGCAGGGCGCGCCAGTATTTTTTCGTCGCAAAGGGCGGGGGCGTTTTCAAAGGGCGCCGCTGGAGCAATTACAGGCTGGTTTAGCAGCGCTTGAGCGTAAGCAAAAAGAGCTGGAGCAGCAAGCCGCTTGGCAAAAAGAGCTCGTAGCTGGCGTATTTCCAGAAACGCTGAAGTCTCAGGCAAACCAACTCCTGTTTTCTCCGGATAAAAATACCTCTGCTTACAAAGCATTAATTGCGGCATGTACCGAGTCAGGTGAATCTCCGGCACAGTTGATGATCCGTTGTGGCGCAATTGATTCACCTTTGCAATATCACCAGGGCATGTTCTTGAAAGCCCACTTCCCTCGGGGTGCTGCACATGATCCAAGTTCAGTTGTAGAGCAGGTCGCATTAGATGCTGCTATTGCAGAGTTGCCCTTAGCTGAAGTAAGCGCCTTCTCGATAGATGATTCAGGCACTACTGAAATTGATGATGCTTTATCGGTCACTGCGCTTGAAGAGGGTGGGCACCGTATTGGTATTCACATTGCCGCGCCTGGCCTAGTGATCGCCAAGGATGACGCTTTAGATAGGGTCGCACGCACTCGCATGTCTACCGTGTATTTCCCTGGTGACAAGATCACAATGTTGCCGGACTCTGTCATTCAGCAGTTCTCACTGGATGAGGGCGCTCCTCGCCCAGCTTTATCGATTTATGTAGACATCGATTCGGCTGGAGTGGTGGACAGAGATTCATTGCAGTTGCGCGCTGAGATGGTTCCGATGGGAGCAAATCTGCGCTTAGAGAATTTGGAGCATCTGGTAACAGAAGAAAGTTTGGCTGATGAATCAGCTGACTATGCGTATCGTCAGGAGCTCAGCATTTTGTGGGGCGCGGCAAAGTTATTGCATGCAGGTCGCCAGGAGCAACGAGTAGCCAATGGATTACGCGCCGAGCAACTAGGGCTCTTAGATCCCAATGCTTTGGCGAGAGACTTTCATTTTCAAATCCAAGAAGTTAATGGTGCGCAGCGAGTAGCAATCACTCCGCGCCAGCGCGGTTCAATCCTAGATACGATCGTTGCGGAGTGGATGATTTATTGCAATAGCGCATCAGGACGTTTGCTGGCTGACCATGGGATACCCGGCTTGTTCCGAACTCAAAAGGGCTGGGGCCCTTTGCGTACTCGTATGCAGACAACCCCTGGTCCTCATGAGGGATTGGGTTTGGAGTATTACGCATGGTGTACATCGCCCTTGCGCCGCTATTCAGACTTGGTGAATCAGTGGCAGTTGATTGCGATAGCCAAGCATGGCATTACTGCCAAGATGGTGGCGCCATTCCCGCCGCGAGATGCTGCTTTGATGGGTATCGCTGCTGACTTCGAAGCTTGCTATTCAGCCTATGGTGAATACCAGGATCGCCTTGAGAAATATTGGTGCTTGCGCTGGGTTGCTCAGGATGAGGTGCCTAAGCAAGTTTTTGTGAGACATCTCAAAGAAGGCATGTCCCGAGTAGAGCCCATCCCATTGCATTTACCGGTCCCAGAGTTGGCTACGCATCCTCGTATGACTCGAGCTGAAGTCAGTATTGCTGACGTAGATCTTTTGCAACTGACTGCAGGAGTGCGACTTCTTTATATAGAAACTCCAGAAGTCCCTGAGAGTGATGCAAGTCCCACCTAA
- a CDS encoding TonB family protein, producing the protein MQVPPKLAQLVERLDGSWRRYPFGYALGLSILAHLIFLSFRWGIGEIENRRLNTPLSVVLVNASNQVAPKQANKLAQADLHGGGNTSNQDASALHRARLGADARLEVLEKQQKQMLAKLEADRAMSGGRKSGDEQKAASQLNSLEAELAKRLQTNGREPRRKVLTGASTKAVVFAQYYDAMRQKIEAYGSAFFPRANGRPLYGSLVIVVSVDAQGRIANNAQGKDGLSIGRSSGNPELDRQALAIVRASAPFGVFPVEMRNQIDILDWVSTFDFTRDGSDRLDLRP; encoded by the coding sequence ATGCAAGTCCCACCTAAACTCGCTCAATTAGTAGAGCGCTTAGATGGTAGTTGGCGCCGCTACCCATTTGGCTATGCATTGGGCCTCTCTATTCTGGCTCACTTGATTTTCTTATCATTTCGCTGGGGTATTGGTGAAATAGAAAATCGCCGTTTGAATACGCCACTCAGCGTTGTCTTGGTCAACGCTAGTAATCAGGTGGCACCTAAGCAGGCCAATAAATTAGCTCAAGCGGATCTGCATGGAGGCGGCAATACCTCCAATCAAGATGCTAGCGCACTCCATCGCGCAAGACTCGGTGCAGATGCCCGTCTCGAAGTTTTAGAGAAGCAGCAAAAGCAAATGCTGGCAAAGCTCGAAGCAGATCGAGCAATGTCAGGTGGTCGTAAAAGTGGGGATGAGCAAAAAGCCGCATCGCAACTGAACTCCTTAGAGGCGGAGTTAGCAAAGCGTTTACAGACCAATGGTCGCGAGCCTCGTCGTAAAGTCTTGACCGGAGCAAGTACGAAAGCGGTTGTATTTGCACAGTATTACGATGCAATGCGCCAAAAGATAGAGGCCTATGGGAGTGCATTTTTCCCGCGAGCCAACGGACGTCCCTTATATGGGAGTTTGGTAATTGTGGTGAGTGTTGATGCTCAAGGACGTATTGCGAATAATGCACAGGGTAAAGATGGATTAAGTATTGGGCGTAGCTCTGGCAACCCTGAGTTAGATCGCCAGGCCTTGGCAATTGTTCGAGCTTCTGCTCCCTTTGGAGTTTTCCCTGTAGAAATGCGTAATCAGATTGATATCTTGGATTGGGTTTCCACTTTTGATTTCACAAGAGATGGATCTGATCGTCTAGATTTGCGCCCTTAA
- a CDS encoding shikimate 5-dehydrogenase produces MSQATSTELHTDPTQFPGVDVYAVAGHPISHSKSPAIHKRFAEQSNQKMHYGRLQPALDDFKTAAQSFFAAGGKGMNVTVPFKLDAQTLADVLTPRAQLAGAVNTLRIEDGKIFGDNTDGAGLVRDLLAQGIQIKGSRILLLGAGGASRGVLGPLLEQSPKELMIANRSNTKADELVQLFGRLASSLGVALQAVSLSDLEDASKTTSPFDLIINATAAGLSDESPISDAAVGNIFIPKSFAYDMVYGKVTTFMQQALHRGARVSDGLGMLVEQAADAFLIWRGAELANAIDPRAVLAELRHS; encoded by the coding sequence ATGAGTCAAGCCACTTCTACTGAGTTGCATACCGACCCCACCCAATTCCCTGGTGTGGATGTCTATGCGGTTGCGGGTCATCCGATCTCACACAGTAAATCCCCCGCTATTCATAAACGCTTTGCTGAGCAGTCAAATCAAAAAATGCACTACGGTCGTTTGCAGCCTGCCCTTGATGATTTTAAAACTGCTGCGCAATCTTTCTTTGCTGCTGGCGGCAAAGGCATGAATGTCACCGTACCATTTAAGTTGGATGCTCAGACTCTTGCGGACGTATTAACGCCGCGTGCACAGCTTGCTGGTGCTGTAAATACTTTGCGCATTGAAGATGGAAAAATCTTTGGTGACAATACCGATGGCGCTGGTTTAGTCAGAGACCTATTGGCGCAGGGTATTCAGATTAAAGGCTCTCGAATTCTATTGTTGGGAGCGGGTGGTGCGTCGCGCGGAGTGCTGGGCCCATTGCTAGAGCAGTCGCCGAAAGAATTAATGATTGCCAATCGATCCAATACTAAGGCTGATGAATTGGTTCAATTGTTTGGTCGCTTGGCTAGCTCACTGGGTGTTGCACTACAAGCGGTTTCTTTAAGTGATCTTGAAGATGCTAGTAAGACTACATCTCCTTTTGATCTCATCATTAATGCTACTGCTGCAGGTCTATCGGATGAATCTCCTATCAGCGATGCCGCAGTAGGTAATATTTTCATTCCAAAGTCTTTTGCCTACGATATGGTCTATGGCAAAGTTACTACCTTTATGCAGCAAGCATTACATCGAGGTGCTCGGGTAAGTGATGGCTTGGGTATGCTAGTAGAGCAGGCTGCTGACGCCTTCTTGATTTGGCGTGGTGCCGAGCTTGCTAATGCGATCGATCCTCGTGCTGTATTAGCAGAACTTCGTCATTCCTAG
- a CDS encoding Monofunctional biosynthetic peptidoglycan transglycosylase, whose amino-acid sequence MRWLSYLLKCLLGGFLAMQMYFVIQIGLWVVLDPSSTAFQRAERWRLCGLSWSCPVQSSWVPYDKISGNLKRAVLVSEDDIFFQHMGVRVEDMQKAWAKNSQLNQQGGKSKTALRGGSTITQQLAKNLFLSSEQNYFRKAQELIITGLLEVMLTKQRLFEIYLNSVEWGEGIFGIGAASQHYYGVKPAALDREQAAALASALPAPKCFDKAQYCRKANIHFPTRQDFILENMDRVALAPTPKPKAR is encoded by the coding sequence ATGCGCTGGCTTTCTTATCTTCTGAAATGTTTGCTGGGTGGTTTTCTTGCCATGCAAATGTACTTTGTCATTCAGATTGGGTTGTGGGTGGTGCTGGACCCCAGTAGCACTGCTTTTCAGAGGGCTGAGCGCTGGCGCCTTTGCGGCCTGTCCTGGTCTTGCCCAGTGCAGTCAAGTTGGGTTCCTTACGACAAAATCTCTGGCAATCTTAAGCGTGCGGTCTTGGTGAGTGAAGACGATATCTTTTTTCAGCACATGGGTGTACGGGTTGAAGATATGCAAAAAGCATGGGCTAAAAATTCACAGCTCAATCAACAAGGCGGTAAATCCAAAACTGCTTTACGTGGTGGTTCCACAATTACACAGCAACTAGCAAAGAATCTTTTTCTCTCATCTGAGCAGAATTATTTTCGCAAAGCGCAAGAGCTGATTATTACTGGCCTGCTTGAGGTAATGCTAACCAAGCAGAGGTTGTTCGAAATTTATCTAAATTCAGTAGAGTGGGGTGAAGGTATTTTTGGAATTGGTGCGGCTTCTCAACATTACTATGGAGTAAAGCCGGCAGCACTTGATCGTGAGCAGGCAGCTGCCTTAGCCTCTGCATTGCCAGCACCGAAATGTTTCGACAAAGCGCAGTATTGCCGTAAGGCCAATATTCATTTCCCTACGCGGCAAGACTTTATTTTGGAAAACATGGATAGAGTGGCTTTAGCACCCACTCCAAAACCAAAGGCGCGTTAG
- the pyrF gene encoding Orotidine 5'-phosphate decarboxylase — translation MNSSPNTFTQQLQSAWASQGSMLCVGFDPDPKRLPAVFQGKPEGIFEFCREIADATADTACSFKPQFAYFASQRAEAQLEKLTRYLKDKYPHIPVILDSKRGDIGSTADHYALEAFERYGADAVTVNPYMGFDTIDPYLKHAGKGVIVLCRTSNPGGSDLQFLNVSPKGEPLYLHVAKLAAQQWNASGQISLVVGATFPDEIAKVRAIVGEMPLLIPGIGAQGGDIDATVKAGSIPNKPGSGMMINSSRAILYASSGNDFAEAARKVAITTRDALRAAAIK, via the coding sequence ATGAACTCCAGCCCAAATACCTTTACCCAACAACTCCAGTCTGCATGGGCTTCCCAAGGCAGCATGTTGTGTGTGGGCTTCGATCCAGATCCCAAGCGCTTGCCCGCCGTATTTCAGGGTAAGCCTGAAGGGATTTTTGAGTTCTGCCGCGAGATTGCTGATGCCACTGCGGATACCGCCTGCTCCTTTAAGCCCCAGTTTGCTTACTTCGCATCCCAAAGAGCTGAAGCTCAACTAGAAAAACTCACTCGCTACCTCAAAGATAAATACCCCCATATCCCCGTTATCTTGGACTCCAAGCGTGGTGATATCGGCAGTACAGCAGATCACTATGCCTTAGAGGCTTTTGAGCGCTACGGTGCAGATGCGGTGACCGTGAACCCTTACATGGGCTTTGACACCATCGACCCCTATCTAAAACACGCTGGCAAGGGTGTGATTGTTTTATGTCGCACCTCAAATCCTGGAGGTTCTGATCTTCAGTTTCTGAATGTGTCACCCAAGGGCGAGCCACTTTACCTGCATGTCGCCAAACTAGCTGCACAACAGTGGAATGCCTCTGGCCAAATCAGCTTAGTGGTTGGTGCAACCTTCCCCGACGAAATCGCCAAGGTCCGAGCGATTGTGGGCGAGATGCCTTTGCTCATTCCAGGTATTGGCGCTCAGGGCGGAGATATCGATGCCACTGTTAAGGCTGGCAGTATCCCGAATAAACCAGGTAGCGGCATGATGATTAACTCTTCCAGAGCAATCCTGTACGCGAGCTCAGGCAATGATTTTGCTGAGGCAGCCAGAAAAGTAGCCATCACCACGAGAGATGCATTAAGAGCTGCGGCTATCAAATAA
- a CDS encoding Magnesium and cobalt transport protein CorA: MINLFVLQNGRLSQEQVEDRNELLQYSNPIWIDVVDPEEEELLWIKEAFGVLLPELDDLGDLEASARYFEADDGHLHIRTDFLLDEEETSRNVRVAFVMTKQVLFSIHDEDLPVFRLVRLRARLRPGSVSNAKDVLLDLYSTDAEYSADALEEVYENLEQAGKRVLQDDITDNDAEEVLETIAKEEDTNGRIRRNVMDTRRALSFLMRSKLLSDEQQEEARQILRDIDSLENHTAFLFDKINFLMDATVGFINLNQSKIIKIFSVVSVALMPPTLLASVWGMNFRYMPELEQTWGYPVAIISMVISAMIPLGYFRHKGWLSSR, encoded by the coding sequence ATGATCAACTTGTTCGTCCTGCAAAATGGCCGCCTCTCTCAAGAGCAAGTGGAAGATCGCAATGAATTGTTGCAATACTCCAACCCTATCTGGATTGACGTTGTTGATCCAGAAGAAGAAGAACTCCTGTGGATTAAAGAGGCTTTTGGCGTTCTTTTGCCTGAATTGGATGATTTGGGCGACTTAGAGGCTTCTGCACGTTATTTCGAGGCTGATGATGGCCACCTCCACATTCGTACCGATTTCTTATTGGACGAAGAAGAAACTTCTCGCAACGTGCGAGTTGCTTTCGTGATGACCAAGCAAGTTTTGTTCTCTATTCATGATGAAGATTTACCGGTCTTCCGTTTGGTGCGTTTGCGTGCGCGTTTGCGCCCAGGCTCAGTGAGTAACGCGAAAGATGTTTTGCTCGATCTGTATTCCACTGATGCTGAGTATTCTGCCGATGCTTTGGAGGAGGTTTATGAAAACCTCGAGCAAGCAGGCAAGCGCGTTCTGCAGGATGACATCACCGATAACGATGCAGAAGAAGTGCTCGAAACCATTGCCAAGGAAGAAGATACCAACGGACGCATTCGTCGTAATGTGATGGATACCCGTCGTGCACTATCTTTCTTAATGCGCAGCAAATTATTGTCTGATGAGCAGCAAGAAGAGGCGCGTCAGATTTTGCGAGACATTGATTCACTAGAAAACCATACTGCGTTCTTGTTCGACAAGATTAACTTCTTGATGGATGCGACGGTCGGTTTTATTAATTTGAACCAAAGTAAGATCATCAAGATCTTCTCGGTGGTATCTGTTGCCTTAATGCCGCCTACTTTATTGGCGAGCGTATGGGGTATGAACTTCCGCTACATGCCTGAGCTAGAGCAGACTTGGGGTTATCCGGTTGCCATTATTTCTATGGTGATTTCAGCGATGATTCCATTGGGCTACTTCCGCCACAAGGGCTGGCTAAGCTCACGCTAA
- a CDS encoding CinA domain-containing protein yields the protein MKNNNDPQHELARAVALTLINRGWKIALAESCTGGLVCATLTDLAGSSDWLERGYITYSNAAKSECLDVPVETLESFGAVSEPVAKAMAEGALHNANVNAAISITGIAGPTGGSPEKPVGTVCFGWAIKEAAGIDLINTTTMTKHFKGDRQIVREQARDFALSQFLEMLKPKNA from the coding sequence ATGAAAAATAATAATGATCCTCAGCATGAATTAGCGAGAGCTGTAGCGCTGACACTAATCAATCGGGGCTGGAAGATTGCCTTGGCCGAATCCTGTACTGGCGGTCTTGTCTGCGCCACTCTGACGGATTTAGCAGGCTCTAGTGATTGGCTTGAGAGAGGCTACATCACCTATAGCAATGCTGCGAAATCTGAATGCCTAGATGTCCCAGTAGAAACGCTTGAATCCTTTGGAGCAGTGAGTGAACCCGTTGCTAAAGCAATGGCTGAGGGCGCTCTACACAATGCGAACGTTAATGCCGCCATCTCCATTACTGGCATCGCTGGCCCAACTGGTGGTTCACCTGAAAAACCGGTTGGTACGGTCTGCTTTGGCTGGGCAATTAAAGAGGCCGCTGGAATTGATCTAATCAATACCACCACAATGACCAAGCATTTCAAGGGTGATCGTCAAATCGTACGAGAACAAGCGCGTGATTTTGCACTCTCGCAATTTCTGGAAATGCTTAAACCTAAAAACGCCTAA